The Chloroflexota bacterium genome includes a region encoding these proteins:
- a CDS encoding DUF115 domain-containing protein produces the protein MTNIRQTIKNLFPPALWQPISEARYALKRVAQWPLATLHPWRRESIRQLAALKDAYKGERCFIIGNGPSLKQTDVSKLKDEFTFGMNRIYLAFPEWGFSTSFLVSVNDLVNEQCAEDFINLDVPRFFSWRSRRFFSSLPTPHSPLSTFLHTTYTGPKFAQDARGRLWEGATVTYACLQLAYHMGFDEVILIGVDHSFASKGQPNTTVVSGGDDPNHFDPRYFGKGFRWQLPDLDTSEQAYRMARHAFESAGRRVLDATIGGQLTIFSKVNYDELFQ, from the coding sequence ATGACAAATATTCGCCAAACCATCAAGAATCTATTTCCCCCCGCCCTCTGGCAGCCCATCAGCGAAGCCCGTTACGCGCTTAAACGCGTCGCTCAATGGCCGTTAGCGACATTGCATCCCTGGCGCAGGGAGAGCATCCGCCAGCTGGCCGCGCTTAAAGATGCCTACAAAGGTGAACGTTGTTTTATCATTGGCAACGGCCCCAGCCTCAAGCAGACCGATGTCTCGAAGCTGAAAGACGAATTCACCTTTGGGATGAATCGAATTTATTTAGCATTCCCCGAATGGGGCTTTTCGACGAGTTTTTTAGTTTCAGTGAATGATTTGGTCAACGAGCAATGCGCCGAAGATTTTATTAATCTCGATGTGCCGCGCTTCTTCTCGTGGCGTTCGCGTCGTTTCTTCTCTTCGCTCCCCACTCCCCACTCCCCACTCTCCACCTTTTTGCACACCACTTACACTGGCCCCAAGTTCGCCCAGGATGCGCGTGGCCGCCTCTGGGAAGGCGCTACCGTGACTTATGCTTGTCTGCAACTGGCCTATCATATGGGCTTCGACGAAGTCATTCTTATCGGCGTGGATCATAGTTTCGCCAGCAAAGGCCAGCCGAATACTACCGTGGTCTCTGGCGGCGATGACCCCAATCACTTTGACCCGCGCTATTTCGGCAAGGGCTTCCGGTGGCAGTTGCCCGACCTGGATACCTCCGAGCAGGCCTATCGCATGGCGCGCCACGCCTTCGAGTCCGCTGGTCGCCGCGTGCTGGATGCTACCATTGGGGGGCAGTTGACCATCTTCTCTAAAGTCAACTACGATGAGTTGTTTCAGTAA